Proteins encoded within one genomic window of Streptomyces kaniharaensis:
- the dndB gene encoding DNA sulfur modification protein DndB: MAGETTSVGFEYVFPAIRGVQAGREFFVSMCPLRLIPKIFLFDEDEIAPEVRAQRVLNKGRLPALSRYILDNPDDYVFSALTASIDGDIRFESIAEAGTGMRAGQIRVPMAARFLINDGQHRRAAIELALRENPDLGDETIAVVFFHDAGLARSQQMFADLNRHAVRPSRSIGVLYDQRDDLASLTRLLAMKSPVFKQQVEMESSTLSARSRKLFTLSAVHSANQALLQGMQMEKEQADVVVQAFWEHVDGLIPEWDMVRKRTLTAPDVRRDYIHSHGIALHAIGRVGNALLRDSVVPSKWKPRLVKLSSVDWARSNPDWEGRAIIGGRVSKSHTQVTLTVNYLRRALGLRLSPEEQRAEDAYKRGDA; this comes from the coding sequence GTGGCAGGCGAGACGACATCTGTCGGCTTCGAGTACGTGTTCCCGGCGATCCGCGGAGTCCAGGCGGGGCGAGAGTTCTTCGTCTCCATGTGTCCTCTGCGCCTGATCCCCAAGATCTTTTTGTTCGATGAGGATGAGATCGCGCCTGAGGTTCGGGCGCAGCGGGTACTGAACAAGGGCAGGCTGCCCGCTCTGAGTCGGTACATTCTGGACAATCCGGACGACTACGTCTTCAGTGCCCTCACAGCTTCGATCGATGGAGACATCCGCTTCGAGAGCATCGCTGAAGCGGGCACCGGAATGCGGGCCGGTCAGATCCGCGTCCCCATGGCGGCGCGGTTTCTGATCAACGACGGGCAGCACCGTCGGGCCGCCATCGAGCTGGCCCTCAGGGAGAACCCGGACCTAGGTGACGAGACCATCGCGGTGGTCTTCTTTCACGACGCGGGTCTGGCTCGCTCTCAGCAGATGTTCGCCGACCTGAACCGCCATGCTGTGCGTCCTTCTCGATCGATCGGCGTCCTCTACGATCAGCGCGACGACCTTGCCAGCCTGACTCGCTTGCTTGCCATGAAGTCGCCTGTCTTCAAGCAGCAGGTTGAGATGGAGAGCAGCACGCTCTCTGCACGCTCCCGGAAGCTATTCACGCTGAGTGCCGTGCACTCGGCGAACCAGGCACTCCTCCAGGGCATGCAGATGGAGAAGGAGCAAGCCGACGTTGTGGTCCAAGCCTTCTGGGAGCACGTCGACGGGCTCATCCCCGAGTGGGACATGGTCCGCAAGCGGACACTGACTGCCCCAGACGTCCGCCGGGACTACATCCACAGTCATGGAATCGCGCTCCACGCGATCGGCCGAGTTGGGAACGCGCTGCTACGCGACTCGGTTGTCCCTTCCAAATGGAAGCCGCGCCTGGTGAAGCTCTCGTCCGTCGACTGGGCGCGCTCCAACCCTGACTGGGAGGGCCGAGCGATCATCGGCGGCCGCGTCTCGAAGAGCCACACCCAAGTAACCCTGACCGTGAACTACCTGCGCCGCGCGCTTGGCCTCCGACTGTCGCCGGAGGAGCAGCGAGCCGAGGACGCGTACAAGCGAGGAGATGCATGA
- the dndC gene encoding DNA phosphorothioation system sulfurtransferase DndC, with protein sequence MSTPTRRAAPFEGSSLDAVVAELTEEVRELYTADEVPWVIGYSGGKDSTAILQLVWLALKELPVEQRKKTVYVISTDTLVENPIVASWVSQSLETMRLAAEEQALPIEPNRLTPATKDTFWVNLIGRGYPAPRPKFRWCTERMKIKPSNSFIRRIVRQHGEAIMVLGIRKQESQARARAMAKHEKRRVRDRLSPNGNLPNSLVYSPIEDWSNDEVWTFLMQQANPWGYSNKDLLTMYQGASADSECPLVVDSSTPSCGDSRFGCWTCTLVEQDKSMAAMIQNDEEKEWMRPLLDLRNKLDVSDDSHLRDFRKMKGNIQLFGDRIVHGPYTQQSRETWLRDLLEAQTWVRANGPEEVRSLELITMAELHEIRQLWVFEKHEVEDSLPRIYKEKTGEDFPGRPLDEHLTLGADEIDLLREACEGDELLFSTARELLAVERRFRTMTRRSGLFEELEKSVKRGFFQDKEDAHAWALKKKQLREEIAEYLPLIEDSKDEENADAPA encoded by the coding sequence ATGAGTACCCCGACACGACGAGCCGCGCCGTTCGAGGGCAGCAGTCTCGACGCGGTCGTTGCGGAGCTGACCGAAGAGGTCCGCGAGCTCTACACCGCGGACGAGGTGCCGTGGGTGATCGGCTACAGCGGAGGCAAGGACTCCACGGCAATCCTCCAGCTCGTCTGGCTTGCGCTCAAGGAACTGCCCGTCGAGCAGCGCAAGAAGACGGTCTACGTCATCAGCACCGACACGCTGGTCGAGAATCCCATTGTGGCCTCGTGGGTCAGTCAGTCGCTCGAGACGATGCGCCTGGCCGCCGAAGAGCAAGCGCTGCCGATCGAGCCGAACCGCCTCACGCCGGCCACGAAGGACACCTTCTGGGTCAACCTGATCGGCCGCGGCTATCCGGCGCCGCGTCCGAAGTTCCGCTGGTGCACCGAGCGGATGAAGATCAAGCCGTCAAACTCATTCATTCGACGCATTGTCCGCCAGCATGGCGAGGCGATCATGGTGCTGGGCATTCGCAAGCAGGAGAGCCAGGCTCGCGCCCGAGCGATGGCCAAGCACGAGAAGCGCCGTGTGCGGGACCGGCTCTCGCCCAACGGGAACCTGCCCAACTCGCTCGTCTACAGCCCGATTGAGGACTGGTCAAACGACGAGGTATGGACGTTCCTGATGCAGCAGGCCAACCCTTGGGGCTACTCCAACAAGGACCTGCTCACCATGTATCAGGGCGCCTCCGCAGACTCGGAATGCCCGCTGGTCGTCGACAGCTCCACGCCGTCGTGCGGTGACAGCCGTTTCGGCTGCTGGACCTGCACCCTGGTGGAGCAGGACAAGTCGATGGCCGCCATGATCCAGAACGATGAGGAGAAGGAGTGGATGCGACCACTCCTCGACCTGCGCAACAAGCTGGACGTCAGTGATGACAGCCACCTGCGGGACTTCCGAAAGATGAAGGGCAACATCCAGCTCTTCGGTGACCGCATCGTCCACGGCCCCTACACGCAGCAGTCCCGCGAGACCTGGCTCCGAGACCTGCTCGAAGCCCAGACCTGGGTACGAGCCAACGGCCCGGAGGAAGTGCGGAGCCTTGAGCTGATCACCATGGCGGAGCTGCACGAGATCCGCCAGCTCTGGGTGTTCGAGAAGCACGAAGTCGAGGATTCGCTCCCGCGCATCTACAAGGAGAAGACCGGAGAGGACTTCCCTGGACGGCCCTTGGACGAGCACCTGACGCTTGGTGCGGACGAGATCGACCTGCTGCGGGAAGCGTGTGAAGGGGACGAGCTGCTGTTCAGCACCGCCCGCGAACTCCTGGCCGTGGAGCGCCGCTTCCGTACGATGACCCGCCGCTCTGGACTGTTCGAGGAATTGGAAAAGAGCGTCAAGCGAGGCTTCTTCCAGGACAAGGAAGACGCCCATGCCTGGGCGCTGAAGAAGAAGCAGCTGCGCGAAGAGATCGCCGAGTACCTGCCGCTCATCGAGGACAGCAAGGACGAAGAGAACGCCGATGCTCCTGCGTAA
- the dndD gene encoding DNA sulfur modification protein DndD: MLLRNITLEDFGAYRGKQSLDLTTRPGKPIVLIGGLNGCGKTTLLDALQLVLYGPRARCSGRGNRPYEAYLRDCINRKADPSRGAALTLEFSITVEGKERIYKLTRNWVANGKTLHEYVNVKVDGVWDRVISEGWANHVEDLLPLEIGSLFFFDGEKIESLADPERASAVIQSAVHSLLGVNTVQQLRTDLLALQRRQKLADEEQEAIDQIRELEERHEAVQAEVERAQVQAASLRSALGTAKKNMVRADDAFARDGGELFERRKELEARRKDAAKHLTATQEALLSIAAGVLPLRLLTDQLVAVHKQAAVEQEGNEAAQILSVLVARDQELLARLETLLPKDDLGAFREHLDSDRQQREHSSKAERVLNLTPDGQTQLAGLDQVLTHEQKRADELLALAADQAATVEALDRQLAGVPDEKLIASRLEDRESARQALHRAEALLAGAVEAHSAAKSRRDALKTQLERAHDARVKSLVRAEEIERIVAYCDRQREVMDRFGDALLKRHINRLEVAVLESFSRLMRKRGLVRDLNIDTDRFRLTLVDSEGEPLDPGRLSAGERQLLAVSLLWGLARVAGNWLPSVIDTPLGRLDSRHREHLVDRYFPHASHQVLLLSTDEEIDEHLLKRLKPSIAHTYTLVHDDTTFTTSVEPGYWWTSGATHVA, encoded by the coding sequence ATGCTCCTGCGTAACATCACCCTGGAGGACTTCGGCGCCTACCGAGGCAAGCAGTCCCTCGACCTCACCACCCGCCCCGGTAAGCCGATTGTGCTCATCGGTGGGTTGAACGGCTGCGGCAAGACGACGCTCCTGGACGCGCTGCAACTCGTGCTCTACGGACCTCGCGCACGCTGCAGCGGACGGGGCAATCGCCCCTACGAGGCTTACCTTCGAGACTGCATCAACCGCAAGGCTGACCCGTCGCGCGGTGCGGCGCTCACACTCGAGTTCTCGATCACTGTCGAGGGCAAGGAACGCATTTACAAGCTGACTCGAAACTGGGTGGCGAACGGCAAGACCCTGCATGAATACGTCAACGTCAAGGTTGACGGCGTCTGGGACCGTGTCATCAGCGAAGGCTGGGCCAACCACGTCGAGGACCTACTGCCCCTGGAGATCGGCTCGCTGTTCTTCTTCGACGGGGAGAAGATCGAATCTCTGGCCGACCCCGAGCGGGCCTCGGCGGTCATCCAGTCAGCCGTGCACTCGCTGCTCGGAGTCAACACCGTCCAGCAGCTTCGGACGGACCTCCTCGCTCTTCAGCGCAGGCAGAAGCTCGCTGACGAGGAGCAGGAGGCCATCGACCAGATTCGCGAGTTGGAGGAGCGTCACGAGGCCGTCCAGGCCGAAGTGGAGCGCGCGCAGGTGCAAGCGGCTTCACTGCGCTCCGCCCTGGGCACAGCCAAGAAGAACATGGTGCGCGCGGACGATGCCTTTGCCCGTGACGGCGGGGAACTGTTCGAGCGCCGCAAGGAGCTGGAGGCCCGTCGTAAGGATGCGGCCAAACACCTGACCGCCACTCAGGAAGCACTCCTGAGCATTGCTGCAGGCGTGCTGCCACTGCGCCTTTTGACTGATCAGCTCGTTGCCGTCCACAAGCAAGCTGCCGTAGAACAGGAGGGCAACGAGGCCGCACAGATTCTCAGCGTCTTGGTTGCCCGCGACCAGGAGCTGCTGGCCCGCCTCGAAACGCTACTGCCCAAGGATGACCTGGGAGCGTTTCGCGAGCACCTGGACTCGGATCGCCAGCAGCGAGAGCACAGCAGCAAGGCTGAGCGCGTCCTCAACCTGACCCCCGACGGGCAGACGCAGCTCGCTGGGCTTGACCAAGTTCTGACTCACGAGCAGAAGCGCGCAGACGAACTGCTCGCGCTCGCCGCAGACCAGGCGGCAACCGTAGAAGCACTGGACAGGCAACTGGCCGGTGTTCCCGATGAGAAGCTGATTGCCTCCCGCCTGGAGGACCGCGAGAGCGCACGCCAGGCCCTGCACCGGGCCGAGGCGTTGCTCGCGGGCGCCGTAGAGGCTCACAGCGCCGCCAAGAGCCGCCGCGATGCGTTGAAAACGCAGCTGGAGCGTGCCCACGATGCCAGGGTCAAGAGCCTGGTCCGGGCCGAGGAGATCGAGCGGATCGTCGCCTACTGCGACCGCCAGCGTGAGGTGATGGACAGGTTCGGCGATGCGCTGCTCAAGCGTCACATCAACCGGCTTGAGGTAGCCGTGCTGGAGAGCTTCTCCCGTTTGATGCGCAAGCGGGGCCTCGTCCGCGATCTGAACATCGATACGGACCGATTCCGGCTGACGCTTGTCGATTCCGAAGGTGAGCCGCTGGATCCAGGGCGCCTGAGCGCCGGCGAGCGGCAGCTTTTGGCAGTGTCCCTGCTCTGGGGGCTGGCGCGTGTCGCCGGAAACTGGCTGCCCAGCGTCATTGACACCCCGCTCGGCCGCCTCGATAGCCGCCACCGGGAGCATCTCGTCGACCGATATTTCCCACACGCCAGCCATCAGGTGTTGCTGCTGTCGACCGATGAGGAGATCGACGAGCACCTCCTGAAGCGACTCAAGCCCTCCATCGCACACACGTACACGCTTGTGCACGACGACACCACATTTACCACCTCGGTTGAGCCCGGCTACTGGTGGACCTCCGGAGCAACGCATGTCGCTTGA
- the dndE gene encoding DNA sulfur modification protein DndE, with product MSLDTVRLSQPARDQLVRLKRTTGIKHWNVLCRWALAMSLRDPSTPLVKDITTDSNVEMSWKTFAGSYGDIYLALLKQRCATDGDPLTDESINQTLTVHLHRGIGYLAGNKEIRTIRELVGTTSD from the coding sequence ATGTCGCTTGATACCGTCCGCCTCTCCCAGCCGGCCCGCGACCAGCTCGTGCGTCTCAAGCGCACTACGGGCATCAAGCACTGGAACGTGCTCTGCCGCTGGGCGCTGGCCATGTCGTTGAGGGACCCCTCCACCCCGCTGGTGAAGGACATCACGACGGACTCCAACGTGGAGATGAGCTGGAAGACCTTCGCGGGCTCCTACGGCGACATCTACCTCGCGCTGCTCAAGCAGCGCTGCGCGACGGATGGCGATCCCCTCACCGACGAGTCGATCAACCAGACCTTGACCGTCCACCTCCACCGCGGTATCGGCTACCTCGCTGGCAACAAGGAGATCCGCACGATCAGAGAACTGGTGGGCACAACCTCAGACTGA
- a CDS encoding ATP-binding protein, with protein MSTTPLFLSPEDSRASLIQVDKALESMRDAGFDLTAAAGEPLDNSIEADATILRVMPVYSQDRKSIDEIIFADNGTGIDPAVLHHILSMGYSTRYGQRQGLGRFGVGLKLAALSLGERLDVYSKRADDPRIYHSYIDLHDIQAGKQLYTATTIAEDWPKHARDLMSDERGNPFVSGTVVIFGKIDRLKGGGRYGTSLQEKVSDLRKFIARAYRKFIDTGRTFELEGKVVTLHDPLFLMDNPRIISHYKPRDVRGTVVEESDLLVDGHKVHVTVTLVPEEFRYFRGAGGEHDMDGRDIREFQINDENAGKLSILRNGREIYYDLVPKLLPGGRTDKVNRYIGIEVSFPAELDDFFQVRHVKRGAEPVSKLREELRLWLVRPVRKARADIKAFWNYQDTRKKIEQGAHADSMDTAANVESRFPKGVAGRRVTLENEQRIKDQTIEDLRLDPSDPEHQSKIEQILQQIDTKPVTMLDGAWPGKELMEISHLNGRSVTVLNHRHPFFRDVYAPIKRVADEGTDDMAPEDMIDLARKAEAAIDLLLMAFVRAEATQTEPEIFDGLRTQWGIFAQEYLKEKFKD; from the coding sequence GTGAGCACTACCCCGTTGTTCTTGTCACCCGAGGATTCTCGTGCCAGCCTCATCCAGGTTGATAAGGCTCTGGAATCCATGCGCGATGCCGGCTTTGACCTGACTGCAGCCGCTGGCGAGCCCCTGGACAACTCGATCGAGGCTGACGCCACGATCCTGCGCGTGATGCCGGTGTACTCGCAGGACCGGAAGTCGATCGACGAGATTATCTTTGCTGACAACGGAACGGGCATTGACCCGGCGGTCCTTCACCACATCCTGTCCATGGGCTACAGCACTCGATACGGCCAACGGCAAGGGCTGGGTCGCTTCGGAGTTGGTCTGAAGCTTGCTGCGCTGAGCCTGGGCGAGCGCCTAGACGTGTACTCCAAGCGGGCGGACGATCCCCGCATCTACCACAGCTATATCGACCTCCATGACATTCAGGCGGGCAAGCAGCTGTACACAGCGACAACGATCGCTGAGGACTGGCCCAAGCACGCGCGAGACCTGATGTCGGACGAGCGAGGTAACCCGTTTGTCTCTGGGACCGTCGTGATCTTCGGGAAGATCGACCGCTTGAAGGGCGGTGGCCGCTACGGAACATCGCTCCAGGAGAAGGTCAGCGACCTACGCAAATTCATCGCGCGGGCCTACCGCAAGTTCATTGACACTGGCCGGACGTTCGAGCTCGAGGGCAAGGTCGTGACCTTGCACGACCCCCTGTTCCTCATGGACAACCCACGGATCATCAGCCACTACAAGCCGCGTGACGTACGGGGCACGGTGGTGGAAGAGTCCGACTTGCTTGTCGACGGACACAAGGTCCACGTGACGGTCACGCTGGTTCCCGAGGAGTTCCGCTACTTTCGCGGTGCCGGCGGTGAGCACGACATGGATGGGCGCGACATCCGCGAGTTCCAGATCAATGACGAAAACGCTGGCAAGCTCAGCATCCTGCGCAACGGACGCGAGATCTACTACGACCTCGTCCCGAAGCTCCTGCCCGGTGGGCGGACCGACAAGGTCAACCGCTACATAGGGATCGAGGTCAGCTTCCCTGCTGAGCTCGACGACTTCTTCCAGGTCAGGCACGTCAAGCGCGGAGCGGAGCCGGTCAGCAAGCTGCGCGAGGAACTGCGACTGTGGCTAGTCCGGCCGGTGCGCAAGGCCCGCGCAGACATCAAGGCGTTCTGGAACTACCAGGACACCAGGAAGAAGATCGAGCAGGGCGCGCATGCAGACAGCATGGACACAGCAGCCAACGTCGAGTCGCGATTCCCCAAGGGCGTCGCCGGCCGCCGTGTCACGCTCGAGAACGAGCAGCGGATCAAGGATCAGACGATCGAGGACCTCCGGCTGGATCCGAGTGACCCGGAGCACCAATCCAAGATCGAGCAGATCCTGCAGCAGATCGACACCAAGCCGGTCACCATGCTGGACGGGGCCTGGCCGGGCAAGGAGCTGATGGAGATCAGTCACCTGAACGGCAGGTCAGTCACAGTGCTCAACCACCGGCACCCCTTCTTCCGGGACGTCTACGCGCCCATCAAGCGGGTCGCGGACGAGGGTACAGACGACATGGCCCCAGAAGACATGATCGATCTCGCTCGAAAGGCCGAAGCTGCAATCGACCTGCTCCTCATGGCCTTCGTCCGGGCAGAGGCGACTCAGACAGAGCCCGAGATCTTCGATGGTCTGCGGACCCAGTGGGGCATCTTCGCCCAGGAGTATCTGAAGGAGAAGTTCAAAGACTGA
- a CDS encoding GIY-YIG nuclease family protein, whose translation MTDALSLINFSMRDVDQAPESPGLYAWYVSFRAGPHDWKIKPGPNGDQAIEGFLNLLRKYAGYYEPLPIGLAGRGAYGAKWQGSLELDYPLREPQDETRVNEDDAAKRLDILMDSLDTEDRRRIMATILQRSAPVFSAPLYIGVAENLRQRLSQHRRDYTKSYDWLRDHPEDAEEVKARGKSFGARAAARNIAMEHLEAWVIDLADEENDEVTKKHLRNTAESAEWLLHRLYSPILGRQ comes from the coding sequence GTGACAGACGCCCTCTCGCTCATCAATTTCTCGATGCGCGACGTCGATCAGGCACCCGAGTCGCCGGGGCTCTATGCCTGGTACGTCAGTTTTCGTGCGGGACCGCACGATTGGAAGATCAAGCCTGGCCCCAACGGTGACCAGGCCATCGAGGGGTTCCTGAACCTCCTGCGCAAGTACGCCGGCTACTACGAGCCGCTCCCGATCGGACTGGCCGGGCGCGGAGCCTACGGAGCCAAGTGGCAGGGCTCCCTTGAGCTCGACTACCCGCTGCGTGAGCCCCAGGACGAAACTCGGGTTAACGAGGACGACGCCGCGAAGCGGCTGGATATCCTGATGGACTCCTTGGACACGGAGGACCGTCGCCGCATCATGGCGACGATCCTCCAGCGGTCGGCACCGGTCTTCTCCGCGCCGCTCTACATAGGGGTCGCGGAGAACTTGCGTCAGCGCCTCAGCCAGCACCGTCGCGACTACACGAAGAGCTACGACTGGCTCCGTGACCACCCAGAGGACGCCGAAGAGGTTAAGGCACGCGGCAAGTCCTTCGGCGCTCGAGCAGCCGCACGCAACATCGCGATGGAACACCTCGAGGCGTGGGTCATCGACCTGGCCGACGAAGAAAACGACGAAGTGACTAAGAAGCATCTGCGGAACACAGCGGAGTCAGCCGAATGGCTGCTGCACAGGCTGTACTCGCCGATTCTGGGAAGGCAGTAG
- a CDS encoding ParB N-terminal domain-containing protein, whose translation MDYIMTKARLGEDSDAPERQLTKSLAPVREVMEAGDLDFNQLLQRDLDDHRVAVKLIPYLLKPQQTGPAFFPPIVAVLLPFRNQRPSSFASLGEPTVEPEDGVDWQQERAGNSFKVQRLLDNNKRLHPASVGKLWWNKIEAQLVVLDGQHRAMALLAVERTMTNSWQNSGGARFRSFYESQVKQALQEARQDAIDLGRVEVPVTVCWFPEQTGEDAKPHEAARKLFVDVNKEARPPSKSRIILLSDSELSNVLTRRMLNELRGGADESYLPLYAVEYDNPEVNSTRPARWSVLTNIHLLKSAVDRCVFGPSKYLTDAGQRFGPGRPKQVELDSFMRDEQLRLIELFPGQFEDGGFTYHRDGIGNINFPLGQVDVISDRFAETWGRAILTLLSKTAPYAAHAKALTQLKDAWHVDDTHLTLARDALFSGVGVFWTLRDSYEHFQENRDRGAKAAKSDVIRAWEALKAREEAFENYRVQAFLDSGRAISLKQSKAAYAVFNTHACQLGLAMTLGSLWELRKSQPGVADLKDLPAFADALVNGWNAYFSQEQGKARDRKLAFIKADGVITHPLNQIANMDTPQAVYFRYFWMQALSTPVAWEHVADWFSGRDGFDQMLRAARGLYLDFCVEQQTKALKTSKQVAEPKIDEEALRTASTSLKRALRDWFYVSDDEYDQWFASRDVKPVTQELPSSADDLDPTTDEDLAEVTDEDAPATSVNDLLGD comes from the coding sequence GTGGACTACATCATGACAAAGGCACGTCTGGGAGAGGACTCCGACGCGCCCGAGCGGCAGCTCACCAAGAGCCTGGCGCCGGTCCGCGAGGTCATGGAGGCAGGAGACCTGGACTTCAACCAGCTCCTCCAACGCGATCTCGACGACCACCGGGTCGCCGTCAAGCTCATCCCATATCTGCTGAAGCCGCAGCAGACCGGCCCTGCGTTCTTCCCCCCGATCGTGGCCGTCCTGCTCCCCTTTCGGAACCAGCGGCCTTCGTCCTTCGCCAGCCTCGGCGAGCCCACTGTTGAACCCGAGGACGGCGTGGATTGGCAGCAGGAGCGAGCCGGTAATTCCTTCAAGGTGCAGCGCCTGCTGGACAACAACAAGCGCCTCCACCCGGCCAGTGTCGGCAAGCTCTGGTGGAACAAGATTGAGGCACAGCTGGTCGTGCTCGATGGCCAGCACCGGGCCATGGCCCTGCTCGCTGTCGAGCGGACTATGACGAATAGCTGGCAGAACTCCGGTGGCGCCCGGTTCCGTTCGTTCTACGAGAGCCAGGTCAAGCAGGCGCTGCAGGAGGCGCGCCAGGACGCGATCGATCTGGGCAGGGTCGAGGTACCCGTCACGGTTTGCTGGTTCCCGGAGCAGACGGGTGAAGATGCGAAGCCGCACGAGGCCGCACGCAAGCTCTTCGTGGACGTCAACAAGGAGGCACGTCCGCCGTCCAAGTCTCGGATCATCCTGCTGTCAGACTCCGAGTTGAGCAATGTACTCACCCGTAGGATGCTCAACGAGCTGCGTGGTGGAGCGGACGAGTCGTACCTTCCTCTGTACGCGGTTGAGTACGACAACCCGGAGGTCAACTCCACCAGGCCAGCTCGCTGGTCTGTGCTGACGAACATTCATCTGCTCAAGTCCGCGGTGGATCGCTGTGTCTTCGGGCCGTCCAAGTACCTGACCGACGCTGGGCAGAGGTTCGGCCCCGGACGTCCCAAGCAGGTAGAGCTGGACTCGTTTATGCGCGACGAGCAGCTCCGCCTTATCGAGCTGTTTCCGGGCCAGTTCGAGGACGGCGGCTTCACGTACCACCGTGACGGCATCGGCAATATCAACTTCCCTCTTGGGCAGGTTGATGTCATCAGCGACCGTTTCGCCGAGACGTGGGGCCGGGCCATCCTCACTCTGCTTTCGAAAACCGCTCCCTACGCGGCCCACGCGAAGGCCCTAACGCAGTTGAAGGACGCCTGGCATGTCGACGACACGCACCTGACCCTGGCACGCGACGCTCTGTTCAGTGGGGTTGGCGTCTTTTGGACGCTGAGGGATAGCTACGAGCACTTCCAGGAGAACAGGGACCGCGGTGCCAAGGCCGCCAAGTCCGACGTCATAAGGGCGTGGGAGGCGCTCAAGGCGCGTGAAGAAGCCTTCGAGAACTATCGTGTCCAGGCATTCCTCGACTCAGGTCGGGCGATCAGCTTGAAGCAGTCCAAGGCCGCCTACGCGGTGTTCAACACGCACGCTTGCCAGCTCGGTCTGGCAATGACACTCGGGTCGCTGTGGGAGCTCCGCAAGAGCCAGCCCGGTGTCGCGGACCTGAAGGACCTGCCAGCGTTTGCTGACGCCTTGGTAAACGGGTGGAACGCCTACTTCTCGCAGGAGCAAGGCAAGGCTCGTGACCGCAAGCTGGCCTTCATCAAGGCAGACGGCGTCATCACCCACCCGCTGAACCAGATCGCGAACATGGATACCCCGCAAGCCGTGTACTTTCGGTACTTCTGGATGCAGGCGCTGAGCACGCCGGTGGCCTGGGAGCACGTGGCCGACTGGTTCAGCGGACGGGACGGCTTCGACCAGATGCTTCGGGCCGCCCGCGGACTCTACCTGGACTTCTGCGTGGAGCAGCAGACCAAGGCGTTGAAGACCAGTAAGCAGGTTGCTGAGCCCAAGATCGACGAGGAGGCCCTGAGGACGGCCAGCACCTCGCTCAAGCGGGCTCTGCGCGACTGGTTCTATGTCTCCGACGACGAATACGATCAGTGGTTCGCTTCGCGAGATGTGAAGCCTGTGACCCAGGAACTTCCCAGTAGCGCTGACGACCTCGACCCCACCACTGACGAGGACTTGGCGGAGGTCACGGATGAGGACGCCCCAGCCACCAGCGTGAACGATCTGCTTGGCGATTGA